The window TCCAGGCTTGCAGCGTGCCGGAGGTCAATGCCAGCGGCAGACCCGACGCGAAGCCCAGCAGCAGCAGAATGGCGGAGTTACGCTGGGTGAAGATGTTCAAATAGTGTTTCGACATGAGTTCCCTGTCTGCGCCGCCCGATCCGCCGGGCGGCACAAGGCGCGGCGATTAACGCGCGTTTTGCTTGATGAAATCGTTGACGCTGGTGTCCTGAGCCATGTCGGCGATCACGTCGCCCAGCACGGAGTTGACGGCGTCGGTGATCTTCTCGTTGGTCGCCGTGAAGGCGCCCTGCACGTTATAGGTCGAGCGGTAATTCTTCACCTGCTTGTTGCCGTTCTTCGCCTGGGCGATGATCGAGATGTCGGCTTTGGTGGTGATGTTGTAGCGCAGGTTACCTTCGGCGACGTCCGCGTACAGATTATTGACGACGATTTGCAGCGCCACCGGGCCGTCGGCGCCGATCATGTAGCCACGTGCGCCCATCTGTTTCTCCAGCACTTCCTGCAGCAGGAAACGCAGATCGCGCGATGGCGTCAGCGTGACCAGCTGGCCGTCGCGGTTCACCTTGGCCAGCGCCTGGTCGGTGCGCTGATCCGCGCCGTTGATGCTGACAGTGATGCCCTGCAGGGTAGGATCCTGCTGCGGCAGAACGATTTTCGGCGTGACGTTCAGGGTGTTGCTGCTGGTCGCGCAGCCGGCCAGCAGCAGGGCGGCCAGCAAAGGAAGACAAAGTTTCTTTAACATGTTTTCTGTCTCATTCTCGATGGATTTAGCAATAATCAGAGCGGGATAGCCGACAACAAATTGCCGACATCATAGCATCGCCGCCGTGCGGTGGAAGCGCGGAAGGCGCCTGAGTGACAAATTTTTACCTGCCGTTGATAAAAACACGCTTTTTTGGCCCGCTCAATCGGATAATCCCCCAAGCGGCGGGGATGGCGCTCATCATTTGACCGCAGAAAAGAGAAATTTGTCCCGGCGATGGTCTAAACGGGGGAAAACCGGCTAATATTGAACTAGATGGGCACGGTCCTCTGCCGGTGTTGTAAGGAGATCCTATGATTCGCGAGCAAATAGAAGCAAAGTTAAGGGCGGCGTTTGAGCCCGCGTATCTGGAAGTCGTTGATGAAAGCTATCGTCATAACGTTCCGGCGGGTTCAGAAAGCCATTTCAAAGTGGTATTGGTCAGCGATCGCTTCGTCGGCGAACGTTTTTTGACGCGCCACCGCTCCATCTACGGCGTATTGTCGGAGGAGCTGGCGGACGGCGTACACGCGCTGGCGCTGCATACCTATACGCTCAAAGAGTGGGAAGGTCTGCAGGATACCGTGCCGGCCTCGCCGCCGTGCCGCGGCGCGGGCACGCTGGCCTGAGGGGGAAATTTTCAGGTATCAGTGGAACTTTGCCCTTGAATTAGGGTATTACTACTGACGAATTTTGAAACGGCCTGCGGGCCGTTTCTGTTTTTGACGACGACACGGCCGACGCGCAATGTGGCCAACGTTCGGTCTGTTTTGGCGGCCTTTTGGCGATCGAATCGGCAAAAGTGTGAGTTTTAGCGCGCCTGCGCCGCCTAGCTTTCCTC of the Serratia marcescens subsp. marcescens ATCC 13880 genome contains:
- a CDS encoding lipoprotein, with product MLKKLCLPLLAALLLAGCATSSNTLNVTPKIVLPQQDPTLQGITVSINGADQRTDQALAKVNRDGQLVTLTPSRDLRFLLQEVLEKQMGARGYMIGADGPVALQIVVNNLYADVAEGNLRYNITTKADISIIAQAKNGNKQVKNYRSTYNVQGAFTATNEKITDAVNSVLGDVIADMAQDTSVNDFIKQNAR
- the bolA gene encoding transcriptional regulator BolA, translated to MIREQIEAKLRAAFEPAYLEVVDESYRHNVPAGSESHFKVVLVSDRFVGERFLTRHRSIYGVLSEELADGVHALALHTYTLKEWEGLQDTVPASPPCRGAGTLA